From Thermococcus sp.:
GGATGACAAGAAACGAACCGCCCGCCAGATGAGGCCATGGATAGAGGAATACTTTGAGAAAGGGGAAAGGGTTGCATCCTTCTTCCCGCCATTGCCGTCATCCTCCGGAAACTTCGCCCTCAGCGGGCTTGAGCTCAACGGCGCGGGGGTTGCCTACTTCCAGGTCCCGATAACCTACCTCCAGAACCGCGAGCTACTCCTGAGGGAGCTCGAAGATATAAAGCCAACCTCAATATGGGCTTTAACCGCTACCGCTTACAACCTTGGGCTTACCCTTCCCGAGAAGCTCAGGGAGGACATAAAGACAATAGTCGTCGGCGGTGAAACCCTCACGCCGGAGCTGGCAAAGGTCACACTTGAGCTCTTCCCGAACGCGGTAATAATAGACAACTTTGGCTCAACTGAAGACGATGTAACTGGATTCCGCATCGTTACTGGAAAGGGTGCCAGCCCTTTCCGCTTTGAGGAGTCCATACTCGTGCTTGAGGAGACGGGTGATGATGACTACCCCGAGTACAAGAGGCTCTACATCACGAAGGTCATGCGCGAGGGAGAACTTACGGGTTTGCCCCTCTTCAACTACGACATAGGCGACCTTGCGAGGCTTGAAAATGGGGAAGTCGTCAGTATAATCCGTGTGAAGGACGTTGTTGTTCTCTCCGGTGCAAAGCTCCACATTGACCAAGTTATGGACATTGTTTACGGACACCCCTCACTTAAGGACTTTGTAATCCTATACTACCCTCTCAGCCCTGAGAATCCAAAGCCAAAGGCAATCATAAGGGTTGCCTACGAGGGAGAAAAACCATCGGGTATAGAGGACGAAGTCAGGGAGCTCATCTACGAGGCCAACAACCCCGTTCGTTACGAGGTGGAGGAGGCCAAAACATCGGAGCTGATAATAGAGGCTGTGCCCCTTGAAAAACTGCGGGAGGGCCTTCCCACAAAACCGGGCAAGACCAAGAGAATATACGTTGCTGGAAGGGACTTCTGATTTTTCCATTTTTAACTCCCTTGTCATAATGCCGAAAAGTTATTTAAGGCTTTTCTCAGATTTCCAGCCGGTGGTGGGTATGGGAAAGGCCAAGATTATCCACGACGGAATCCACGGAAGCATGAAAGTCACCGGCGTAATCCTCGACCTCGTTAAAACCCCTGAGTTCCAGAGGCTTAGGCACATTAGACAGCTCGGCTTGGCGTACCTCGTTTATCCCGGGGCCAACCATTCGCGCTTCGAGCACTCCCTC
This genomic window contains:
- a CDS encoding AMP-binding protein translates to MSVVIYRKPLIKGFKYTVEKAVETTPFWAEKFGGVEIEGLTPEGLAKLTRKVTIKPHDLYNREKVWPNYIMEGRIFHAVMRTSGTTGRPKRIPFTMDDKKRTARQMRPWIEEYFEKGERVASFFPPLPSSSGNFALSGLELNGAGVAYFQVPITYLQNRELLLRELEDIKPTSIWALTATAYNLGLTLPEKLREDIKTIVVGGETLTPELAKVTLELFPNAVIIDNFGSTEDDVTGFRIVTGKGASPFRFEESILVLEETGDDDYPEYKRLYITKVMREGELTGLPLFNYDIGDLARLENGEVVSIIRVKDVVVLSGAKLHIDQVMDIVYGHPSLKDFVILYYPLSPENPKPKAIIRVAYEGEKPSGIEDEVRELIYEANNPVRYEVEEAKTSELIIEAVPLEKLREGLPTKPGKTKRIYVAGRDF